One stretch of Desulfatibacillum aliphaticivorans DSM 15576 DNA includes these proteins:
- a CDS encoding class I SAM-dependent methyltransferase, which produces MFEIQDAASYDDWLFDPSRRAAAQLEMRLMTRMLGKGQGRRLLDIGCGTGWSLELFLRQGFNCTGLDPSIPMLEKARERLGNRVDLHPGLGESLDFDDNSFDVASLVTTLEFVEDPKACLEEACRVAKDQLFVGFLNRYAIKGLQRRLKGLFSATVYNKAQFFSVWEMKSLIRSVAGDAPIRWRTTCQLPGVYGQRSLQLEQSPIVQRAPTGAFCGMIVVLNPKFRTRPLPLRVEPSRKEKLLACYRDYPGVCNHEGISFPTHGELQG; this is translated from the coding sequence GTGTTCGAAATTCAAGACGCCGCCAGTTACGACGACTGGCTTTTCGACCCTTCCAGAAGGGCCGCAGCGCAATTGGAAATGCGTCTCATGACCCGTATGCTCGGTAAGGGGCAGGGGCGCAGGCTGCTGGATATCGGGTGCGGAACAGGTTGGTCTTTGGAGCTTTTTTTGCGCCAGGGGTTTAATTGCACCGGCCTGGACCCCTCCATACCCATGCTGGAAAAAGCCAGGGAGCGTCTGGGGAACCGGGTGGATCTCCATCCCGGCTTGGGGGAGAGCCTGGACTTTGACGACAACAGCTTTGACGTCGCCTCCCTGGTCACCACCCTGGAGTTCGTGGAAGATCCCAAAGCATGCCTGGAAGAGGCCTGCCGGGTAGCCAAAGATCAGTTGTTTGTGGGGTTTCTCAACCGCTACGCCATCAAAGGCCTGCAGCGCAGGCTTAAAGGCCTTTTTTCCGCAACGGTTTACAACAAAGCCCAGTTCTTTTCGGTCTGGGAAATGAAGTCCCTGATCCGCTCCGTGGCGGGGGACGCGCCGATCCGGTGGAGAACCACCTGCCAATTGCCCGGAGTCTACGGCCAGAGATCCTTGCAACTGGAGCAGTCCCCCATCGTACAGCGAGCGCCCACAGGGGCTTTTTGCGGCATGATAGTCGTACTCAATCCCAAATTCAGGACAAGGCCCCTCCCTCTGAGGGTCGAGCCTTCCCGCAAGGAAAAACTTCTGGCCTGCTATCGAGATTACCCGGGGGTTTGCAATCATGAAGGCATATCTTTTCCAACCCATGGAGAACTCCAGGGTTAA
- a CDS encoding substrate-binding domain-containing protein translates to MKRIATLFVIALLCLCLAPSAFAGDKVIKMSTTTSTQASGLLDILLPALEKDTGIQVKVIAKGTGAAIRDGMDGNVDVIFVHAKSREEAFVAEGYGTKRYAVMHNDFVILGPASDPAGIKGDASAADALKKIALAKALFVSRGDDSGTHTKEQALWQATGLQLEEKTQTIVKKGKEVSVTAVQPNGDWYNSIGQGMGKALTFAEEKAGYVISDRGTYLKYKFGRDQGLNLEVLCEGDPLLFNPYGVIPINPEKFPHVKYDLAKQFAEWLVSARGQKLINDYRLVGRPLFIGDAK, encoded by the coding sequence ATGAAACGCATTGCCACTCTGTTTGTGATCGCCTTGCTTTGCCTTTGCCTGGCGCCGTCAGCTTTCGCCGGCGACAAGGTCATCAAAATGTCCACAACCACCAGCACCCAGGCCTCCGGGCTGCTGGACATCCTGCTTCCTGCGTTGGAAAAGGACACGGGCATTCAGGTGAAAGTGATCGCCAAGGGAACGGGCGCAGCCATCCGCGACGGAATGGACGGCAACGTGGACGTTATCTTCGTGCACGCCAAATCCCGCGAAGAAGCCTTTGTTGCTGAAGGTTACGGGACCAAGCGCTACGCCGTCATGCACAACGATTTCGTGATTTTGGGCCCCGCCTCCGACCCCGCCGGGATCAAAGGCGACGCCAGCGCCGCCGACGCCTTGAAAAAGATCGCCCTGGCGAAAGCCTTGTTCGTGTCCCGCGGCGACGATTCCGGAACGCATACCAAGGAGCAGGCGCTGTGGCAGGCCACGGGTTTGCAGCTTGAAGAAAAAACCCAGACCATTGTCAAAAAAGGCAAGGAGGTTTCCGTAACCGCCGTGCAGCCCAATGGCGACTGGTACAACTCCATTGGCCAGGGCATGGGCAAAGCCCTTACTTTTGCGGAAGAAAAGGCCGGATACGTCATCAGCGACAGGGGCACGTATCTCAAGTACAAATTCGGAAGGGACCAGGGCCTGAACCTGGAAGTGCTTTGCGAAGGGGATCCTTTGCTTTTCAACCCCTACGGGGTCATTCCCATCAACCCCGAAAAGTTCCCCCATGTTAAATACGACCTGGCCAAGCAATTCGCCGAATGGCTGGTTTCCGCCCGTGGACAGAAGCTCATCAACGACTACCGCCTGGTGGGACGTCCTCTGTTCATTGGAGACGCCAAATAG
- a CDS encoding CGGC domain-containing protein, whose translation MDLKIYGNCPNSFSVYQCKGDLMKETKKIGILICDRYRRCAGGKCFRSLKNREGAFSKYKGMEVEVVGYSSCDGCPGGNIEYAVDEMKANGADVIHLATGLVVGYPPCPHIVYFHDYIEAKYGLEVVYGTHPIPEKYLQMHEKLETWNSDEWQAIIQPTLNDEKMRLAYN comes from the coding sequence TTGGATTTGAAAATATACGGAAACTGTCCCAATAGTTTTTCCGTATATCAATGTAAAGGAGACCTTATGAAAGAAACAAAAAAAATTGGAATACTTATTTGCGACCGCTATCGCAGATGCGCCGGGGGAAAATGTTTCAGATCTCTTAAAAATCGCGAAGGCGCCTTCAGCAAATACAAAGGCATGGAAGTGGAAGTCGTCGGATACAGCAGTTGCGACGGGTGTCCCGGGGGCAACATCGAATATGCGGTGGACGAAATGAAGGCAAACGGAGCAGATGTAATTCATCTGGCCACCGGCTTGGTTGTCGGGTATCCGCCTTGTCCACATATCGTTTATTTTCATGACTATATTGAAGCCAAGTATGGCCTGGAGGTTGTATACGGCACCCATCCCATACCGGAAAAATATTTGCAAATGCATGAAAAGCTGGAAACATGGAACAGCGATGAATGGCAGGCTATTATCCAGCCGACATTGAATGATGAAAAGATGCGCCTGGCATACAACTAA
- a CDS encoding response regulator, with translation MKHAFRWQYTIFFIGIILLYLFNIFLFSNAGHADVDQPAYPEALSLTQAEKDWLARHRKIRVAGPRNFPPFYFYEDAPEPKGVTADIMRAVAGTLGVEVEVIPDIPWPQVLEMAKNREVDWIPCAAVSEPRKAFWSFTDPFMSFPMLIIATPDTGFIGGIHDLNGKKLSGVKNIAWRDWLAKAGVSYEWIPAATPLDSLRMVSEGKADATIENLATSVYNIDRYGLSNLKVAAPTAYEAYSLHFAVRNDWPELQSILNKALAAMPKEQKNEIKGKWLSLRYEHGIRLQDILIWGAGIGASLILIIGLILAWNRRLGCEIALREATERDLHTSLSILHETLEQAPMAIEILKKVDGRTQLLIENQESQKIKDALCCLGDGEDEFALEDCFELEFRDIASSTPISFSMLPAQRAFAGETVENERIMAIGRDRRQVPLEVSASPVYGKNGEIEAVFSAFSDISLRLQLEEDQMQSQKMEAIGTLAGGIAHDFNNILSIMIGNAELAAVDAPTWSPTYAKLNEIKSAGMRARNLVRRLLSFSRNTPLSKQPVLLSSIVNESVGLLQATLAANIKIRCTGLENEGIILADATQLHQVLINLCTNAAHAMEEEGGMLDISVKSVELNDDDAARNLNLEAGSYIRLEVADTGTGMSKETADRIFDPYFTTKGLGKGTGLGLSVVHGIVRSCSGAIEVDTAPNQGTRISILFPASDQALPEPEPAPGLPEGGTERVLVVDDEPQIIEMNTLMLEKFGYQVTSFTDSREAIKRFLESPDDFDVIITDMAMPTLSGDLLAQKARAVRPDIPIIICTGFSEKVQKLRELDLGGVTYLRKPISMNELAAEVKRSLQKAA, from the coding sequence ATGAAACATGCTTTTAGATGGCAATACACCATCTTTTTTATTGGCATTATCCTGTTATATCTTTTTAACATCTTTCTGTTCAGCAATGCGGGACACGCAGATGTTGACCAGCCTGCATACCCGGAAGCGTTGTCATTAACCCAGGCTGAAAAAGACTGGCTCGCCCGGCACCGTAAAATCCGCGTGGCCGGACCCCGGAATTTTCCTCCCTTTTATTTTTACGAGGACGCCCCGGAGCCCAAAGGCGTAACGGCGGACATCATGCGGGCCGTGGCCGGGACGCTGGGGGTGGAGGTTGAGGTTATCCCGGACATTCCATGGCCCCAGGTTTTGGAAATGGCGAAAAACCGTGAGGTGGACTGGATACCCTGCGCTGCAGTCTCTGAGCCAAGAAAGGCCTTTTGGAGCTTTACCGATCCATTTATGTCCTTCCCCATGCTCATCATTGCGACTCCGGACACCGGTTTTATCGGCGGCATCCATGATCTGAACGGCAAAAAGTTGTCCGGTGTGAAAAACATCGCCTGGAGGGACTGGCTGGCGAAGGCGGGCGTTTCGTACGAATGGATTCCGGCCGCCACCCCTTTGGACTCGCTTCGCATGGTGAGCGAAGGCAAGGCCGACGCCACCATCGAAAACCTGGCGACTTCGGTGTACAATATAGATAGGTACGGGCTTTCCAACCTCAAGGTGGCGGCCCCCACGGCCTATGAAGCGTACAGCCTGCATTTCGCCGTGCGAAACGATTGGCCCGAACTCCAATCCATCCTGAACAAGGCGCTGGCGGCCATGCCCAAGGAGCAAAAAAACGAAATCAAGGGAAAATGGTTATCCTTGCGTTATGAGCACGGGATTCGGCTGCAGGACATTCTGATATGGGGGGCGGGCATCGGCGCATCCCTGATTTTGATTATTGGCTTGATCCTGGCTTGGAACAGGCGGCTGGGTTGTGAAATCGCCTTAAGAGAGGCCACGGAGCGCGATCTGCACACCTCTTTGAGCATCCTGCATGAAACCCTTGAACAGGCACCAATGGCCATTGAAATTCTTAAGAAGGTGGACGGCCGGACACAGCTGCTCATTGAGAATCAGGAGTCCCAGAAAATCAAAGACGCACTTTGTTGCCTGGGCGACGGGGAGGATGAATTTGCTCTTGAGGACTGTTTTGAATTGGAGTTTCGGGATATTGCATCAAGCACTCCCATCTCCTTTTCCATGCTGCCGGCGCAAAGGGCCTTTGCCGGAGAGACCGTGGAAAATGAGCGCATCATGGCCATTGGCCGGGACCGGCGCCAGGTTCCTTTGGAAGTGAGCGCCTCGCCTGTTTATGGGAAAAATGGGGAAATAGAGGCGGTCTTCAGCGCATTTTCAGATATTTCTCTGCGCCTGCAACTGGAGGAGGACCAGATGCAGTCTCAGAAAATGGAGGCCATAGGCACTTTGGCGGGAGGAATCGCCCACGATTTCAACAATATTCTCAGCATTATGATAGGCAACGCCGAATTGGCCGCCGTGGATGCGCCGACGTGGAGCCCCACTTACGCCAAGCTAAACGAAATCAAATCGGCCGGCATGCGGGCGCGCAATCTGGTCAGGCGCCTTCTGAGCTTCTCGCGAAATACGCCCTTATCCAAGCAGCCCGTGCTCTTGTCATCCATCGTAAACGAGTCAGTGGGCCTCTTGCAGGCAACCTTGGCCGCCAATATTAAAATTCGCTGCACCGGCCTGGAAAACGAGGGGATAATCCTGGCGGACGCCACTCAGCTTCATCAGGTCTTGATCAACCTGTGCACCAACGCCGCCCACGCCATGGAGGAGGAAGGCGGGATGCTTGATATCAGCGTGAAATCCGTGGAGCTGAATGATGATGACGCCGCCCGGAACCTTAATCTGGAAGCCGGCTCATACATTCGGCTGGAAGTTGCGGATACGGGAACCGGCATGAGCAAGGAAACGGCGGATCGCATCTTCGATCCTTATTTCACCACCAAGGGATTAGGCAAAGGAACGGGTTTGGGCTTATCGGTGGTGCATGGGATTGTCCGCTCCTGCTCCGGCGCCATTGAAGTGGATACCGCCCCCAATCAAGGAACCCGGATCTCCATTCTTTTTCCGGCCTCGGATCAGGCCCTCCCGGAGCCGGAGCCCGCGCCCGGGCTTCCGGAAGGGGGGACGGAGAGAGTGCTCGTGGTGGATGACGAGCCCCAGATTATTGAAATGAACACCCTGATGTTGGAGAAATTCGGATATCAGGTCACTTCGTTTACGGACAGCCGGGAGGCGATTAAAAGATTTCTGGAATCTCCCGACGATTTCGATGTGATAATAACCGATATGGCCATGCCCACTCTTTCGGGCGATTTATTGGCCCAGAAAGCCAGGGCTGTCAGACCCGACATTCCCATCATCATTTGTACGGGTTTTTCTGAAAAGGTGCAAAAGCTGAGGGAGTTGGACCTGGGCGGGGTCACTTATCTCCGGAAGCCCATATCCATGAACGAATTGGCTGCTGAGGTCAAAAGATCCCTGCAAAAAGCGGCGTAG
- a CDS encoding ABC transporter permease — protein MDLLIDSFWSALLLLASADEELLKIVKVSLTVSGFSTLIAAVTGVPLGFWVAFGRFRGQGMVTTILHTLLALPTVVVGLFVYAFISRRGILGPLDLLYSQQAMIIGQSILIIPVVAAFTITAVKKVDKRYSQTAMTLGANRFQTAMVVAMEARYGIMAAITAAFGRVIAEVGVSMMLGGNIKGFTRTMTTAMALEYDKGEFILAVALGLVLLTIAFGLNFALNLFQSRVRA, from the coding sequence GTGGACTTACTGATTGACAGCTTTTGGTCGGCCTTGCTGCTGCTGGCCAGCGCCGATGAGGAATTATTGAAAATCGTCAAGGTTTCTTTGACGGTTTCCGGCTTTTCCACGCTTATCGCGGCTGTTACGGGAGTCCCGCTGGGCTTTTGGGTCGCCTTCGGCCGATTTCGAGGGCAAGGCATGGTCACCACAATCCTTCACACCTTGCTCGCCTTGCCCACGGTGGTTGTGGGCCTGTTCGTCTACGCTTTTATTTCCCGCCGGGGAATTCTCGGCCCGCTGGACCTTTTATACAGCCAGCAGGCCATGATTATCGGGCAGTCCATCCTCATTATTCCGGTCGTAGCCGCCTTTACCATCACCGCTGTTAAAAAAGTGGATAAACGCTACAGCCAAACCGCCATGACCCTGGGGGCCAACCGGTTTCAGACGGCCATGGTTGTCGCCATGGAGGCCAGGTACGGAATCATGGCGGCGATCACGGCGGCGTTCGGCCGGGTGATCGCCGAAGTGGGCGTGTCCATGATGCTCGGCGGAAACATCAAAGGCTTCACCCGCACCATGACCACCGCCATGGCCCTGGAGTACGACAAAGGGGAGTTCATCCTGGCCGTGGCCTTGGGGCTGGTGCTTTTAACCATAGCTTTTGGGTTGAATTTCGCCCTTAATCTTTTTCAGTCGCGGGTGCGGGCTTGA
- the amrS gene encoding AmmeMemoRadiSam system radical SAM enzyme, translating to MKAYLFQPMENSRVKCNLCRHQCIIPEGKRGICGVRENRDGELYTLVYAQAIAASDDPIEKKPLFHVLPGSRSFSIATVGCNFKCRFCQNHNIAQMPRDHNGKIMGRPFPPDQVVAQAKKTGCQTIAYTYTEPTIYFEYAYDTAKLARQEGIRNVFVTNGYESPEAVEMIAPYLDAANVDLKAFSPEFYKEMCGAKLENVLDSLKCMNEAGIFLEVTTLVIPGLNDDPDQLRRLAGFISESLGPQTPWHVSRFHPMYELTDRNSTPPSTLFEAFEIGRKAGLHYVYTGNIPGQGGESTFCHHCGQLLIDRMGYVIQRNELVDGACPNCQTPAHGIWK from the coding sequence ATGAAGGCATATCTTTTCCAACCCATGGAGAACTCCAGGGTTAAGTGCAACCTTTGCCGCCATCAGTGCATTATTCCAGAAGGCAAAAGAGGAATTTGCGGAGTCCGGGAGAACCGGGACGGGGAGTTGTATACCCTGGTTTACGCCCAGGCCATTGCCGCCAGCGACGATCCCATTGAAAAAAAGCCCTTGTTCCACGTGCTTCCCGGGTCGCGGTCTTTTTCCATTGCCACCGTAGGGTGCAACTTTAAATGCCGGTTTTGCCAGAACCATAACATCGCCCAAATGCCCCGGGACCATAACGGGAAAATCATGGGACGGCCTTTCCCGCCGGACCAGGTGGTGGCCCAGGCAAAAAAAACCGGCTGCCAAACCATTGCCTACACCTACACGGAGCCCACGATTTATTTTGAGTACGCCTACGATACGGCCAAGCTCGCCAGGCAGGAGGGCATCCGCAACGTATTTGTGACCAACGGATACGAGTCCCCCGAGGCGGTGGAGATGATCGCCCCGTACCTGGACGCCGCCAATGTGGATTTAAAGGCTTTCTCCCCTGAGTTTTACAAAGAAATGTGCGGGGCGAAGCTGGAAAACGTTCTGGACTCCCTGAAATGCATGAACGAGGCCGGAATTTTTCTGGAAGTAACCACCCTGGTTATCCCCGGCCTCAATGACGATCCGGACCAACTGCGCCGGCTCGCCGGATTCATTTCTGAATCGCTGGGGCCGCAGACTCCCTGGCATGTCAGCCGGTTTCATCCCATGTACGAACTGACGGACAGGAACTCCACGCCGCCTTCCACGCTGTTTGAGGCTTTTGAAATCGGCCGCAAGGCCGGGCTGCACTACGTGTATACCGGGAACATCCCAGGTCAGGGCGGAGAAAGCACTTTTTGCCATCATTGCGGGCAATTGTTGATTGACCGGATGGGGTACGTCATTCAAAGGAACGAACTTGTGGACGGAGCATGCCCCAATTGCCAAACTCCGGCCCATGGGATATGGAAGTAA
- a CDS encoding lysophospholipid acyltransferase family protein: MNKSLKRALGVNSLARAAKKRLEGDYHVDEWGMDEGIRQSFWPILDFFYSRYFRVTASGIENIPDQGRALLAANHGGAVPFDGAMVMAAIMREHPNPRLPKTLHVDMLSNWPWANYLVSRLGGVQAMPENAEKLLESDCLTLVFPEGGKGLGKPFAKRYQMQRFGRGGFVKVALKTQSPIIPVSIVGAEEIYPMLYDVKPLAKMLGLPWAPITFTWPWLGPLGALPLPSKWFIDFGKPIPIPDMKYRPSEEPLLVSRITAQVRDHIQKTVNRLLVQREKVFF; encoded by the coding sequence ATGAATAAATCGCTGAAAAGGGCGCTGGGCGTAAACTCCCTGGCGCGGGCCGCGAAAAAGCGGTTGGAGGGGGATTATCACGTAGACGAATGGGGCATGGACGAAGGGATTCGTCAATCCTTCTGGCCCATCCTGGATTTTTTCTACAGCCGCTACTTCCGGGTTACGGCGTCGGGCATTGAGAACATCCCGGATCAGGGAAGAGCTTTGCTGGCCGCCAATCACGGCGGCGCGGTGCCTTTTGACGGCGCCATGGTTATGGCGGCCATCATGCGTGAGCATCCCAACCCCAGGCTGCCCAAAACCCTTCACGTGGACATGCTGAGCAACTGGCCGTGGGCCAATTATCTGGTCTCCCGGCTGGGCGGCGTGCAGGCCATGCCGGAAAATGCGGAAAAGCTCCTGGAAAGCGACTGCCTCACCCTGGTTTTTCCCGAAGGCGGCAAGGGCCTGGGCAAGCCTTTCGCCAAAAGATACCAGATGCAGCGTTTTGGCCGGGGCGGATTCGTCAAGGTGGCGCTCAAGACCCAATCGCCCATCATCCCGGTTTCCATCGTGGGGGCCGAAGAAATCTATCCCATGCTGTACGACGTCAAGCCCCTGGCGAAAATGCTGGGGCTTCCCTGGGCGCCCATCACCTTTACCTGGCCGTGGCTGGGGCCTTTAGGCGCCCTGCCCTTGCCCAGCAAATGGTTCATCGACTTTGGAAAGCCCATCCCAATTCCGGACATGAAATACAGACCCTCGGAGGAGCCCTTGCTGGTCAGCCGCATCACCGCCCAGGTCCGGGACCACATCCAAAAGACGGTCAACCGCCTTTTGGTCCAAAGGGAAAAGGTGTTTTTTTAG
- a CDS encoding PAS domain S-box protein: MTFLSSLHILSMAFGLVLAVHVTGKDFRSWTGRWCSILIVCFSIWNGGMAFKHHPLSTAELQPILSSVNAIGWIFAPGAGLCFVLAFTGREWIFRTKWFWAIFVALPGMLLYQQFTGNIVVRHELQPFGWYGVFGDTLWAYLFLLYEMVCIASLLVISCQYAKRPHSGPRKTQARIVFISLLLSAIPITINTTLSIVFGATSVPELESIFMLIFCCGIVYAMSRYRFLDLTPSLAAESIVSNMPSGLMLLDQDGVLAIANEQAMDMLGMRQGEMVGRHISQFLHEDQMVEGLRNDIVHGSNFRNREINLRTRGGDSLPVSMSRSVIKDDNGDVTGIVCLATDLTYAKEKEMLLRESEEKYRDLVENINEVVYSLDEKGSLTYINPRIRTLMGYHPEELLGRDFNRLVHPADLEEVAKRFRDVLAGYAWSHEFRVLDKTGEVRWVYSSNRPARKNDVIMGVQGTLMDVTGRRKSEEEKLRLETDLRRSQKMEAVGTLAGGIAHNFNNILYPIMGYAEMALEDVPEDSPVREELEGILTATHRAKELVKQILAFSHVAKESLHPQDPRPIMDDVITFIKGVLPSTIRIETHLEDNAGFVIGDRAQLHQMVLNLCTNAYQAMASRGGVLELRLERFQPSPREVIPGLPPDSGPYMRFSVIDTGEGMPQEVMDRIFDPYFTTKPVGEGTGMGLAVTHAMVEKHGGVIQVFSQPGKGARFDILLPAAPASRQEVKAPESHEKVLGNGERILLVDDESAVRKVTRRALERLGYDVMEAPDGLTAWGVFQQDPNGVDLILTDLTMPGLTGEVLAQRIRKERQDMPIILISGYSESDGDGGEDADQSSSWVRMMKPLEQNQLARIVRQSLDRTRSV; encoded by the coding sequence ATGACCTTTTTGTCGTCCTTGCACATATTATCCATGGCGTTTGGTTTGGTTTTGGCCGTGCATGTCACCGGCAAGGACTTTCGTTCCTGGACGGGGCGGTGGTGCTCCATACTCATCGTATGCTTCAGCATCTGGAACGGAGGGATGGCGTTCAAGCATCACCCTCTTTCCACCGCGGAGCTTCAACCGATTTTATCCAGCGTCAACGCCATTGGATGGATATTCGCCCCAGGGGCGGGTCTGTGTTTTGTTTTGGCCTTTACCGGGCGGGAGTGGATTTTTCGGACCAAATGGTTTTGGGCGATATTCGTAGCGTTGCCCGGGATGCTGCTCTATCAGCAGTTTACCGGGAACATTGTGGTCAGGCACGAGCTGCAGCCTTTTGGGTGGTACGGAGTGTTCGGCGACACGCTTTGGGCGTATTTGTTTTTGTTGTACGAAATGGTGTGCATTGCGAGCCTATTGGTTATAAGCTGCCAATACGCCAAAAGGCCTCATTCGGGGCCCCGCAAGACCCAGGCCCGGATTGTTTTTATCTCATTGCTGCTTTCCGCCATTCCAATCACCATCAATACGACGCTAAGCATTGTTTTTGGCGCCACTTCCGTTCCCGAGCTGGAAAGCATATTCATGCTTATTTTTTGCTGCGGCATTGTTTACGCCATGTCCCGGTACCGTTTTCTGGATCTGACCCCGTCTCTGGCCGCCGAGAGCATTGTTTCCAACATGCCCAGCGGATTGATGCTTTTGGATCAGGACGGCGTACTGGCCATCGCCAATGAGCAGGCCATGGATATGCTTGGAATGCGCCAAGGAGAGATGGTGGGGCGGCATATCAGCCAATTTTTGCATGAAGACCAGATGGTGGAAGGCCTCCGGAACGATATCGTCCATGGAAGCAATTTCAGAAACCGGGAGATCAATTTACGAACCAGAGGGGGAGACTCCCTGCCTGTCAGCATGTCGCGGTCCGTTATTAAAGATGACAACGGCGATGTAACGGGCATCGTCTGCCTGGCTACGGACCTCACCTACGCCAAGGAAAAAGAGATGCTGCTCCGGGAGAGCGAGGAAAAATATCGCGACCTGGTGGAGAACATCAATGAAGTGGTCTACTCTCTGGATGAAAAAGGGAGCCTTACTTACATCAATCCCAGGATCAGAACCTTGATGGGATATCATCCCGAGGAGTTATTGGGGAGAGACTTCAATCGGCTCGTTCATCCGGCTGATCTGGAAGAAGTGGCCAAGCGTTTTCGGGATGTTCTGGCCGGATACGCTTGGTCCCATGAATTTCGGGTGTTGGACAAAACCGGAGAGGTCCGCTGGGTGTATTCCTCCAACCGGCCGGCTCGAAAAAATGACGTGATCATGGGCGTCCAGGGGACGCTCATGGACGTGACGGGGCGCCGCAAGAGCGAAGAGGAGAAGCTCCGGCTGGAAACCGATCTGCGCCGGTCTCAAAAAATGGAGGCCGTCGGGACCCTGGCCGGAGGCATAGCTCACAATTTCAATAATATCCTCTATCCCATCATGGGATACGCGGAAATGGCCCTGGAAGACGTGCCGGAGGACAGCCCGGTGCGAGAGGAGTTGGAGGGCATTCTCACAGCCACCCATCGGGCCAAGGAGCTGGTTAAGCAGATTCTGGCCTTTTCCCACGTGGCCAAAGAGTCTTTGCATCCCCAGGACCCGCGCCCCATAATGGATGACGTCATTACTTTCATCAAAGGGGTTCTGCCTTCCACAATTCGGATAGAAACCCACCTGGAAGACAACGCCGGCTTTGTTATTGGAGACAGGGCCCAACTGCACCAGATGGTGCTTAACCTGTGCACCAACGCCTATCAGGCCATGGCTTCCAGGGGAGGGGTTTTGGAGTTGCGGCTGGAACGGTTTCAGCCTTCACCCCGGGAGGTGATTCCAGGGCTTCCCCCCGACTCAGGACCGTACATGCGATTCAGCGTGATCGACACCGGGGAGGGAATGCCCCAGGAAGTGATGGATCGGATTTTCGACCCCTATTTCACCACAAAGCCGGTGGGGGAGGGCACGGGAATGGGCCTGGCCGTCACGCACGCCATGGTGGAGAAGCACGGAGGCGTCATTCAGGTTTTCAGCCAGCCGGGAAAAGGCGCCCGGTTCGACATACTATTGCCGGCCGCCCCGGCCTCCCGTCAGGAAGTCAAGGCTCCTGAATCCCATGAAAAGGTTTTGGGAAACGGAGAACGCATTTTGCTGGTGGATGATGAATCCGCGGTGAGAAAGGTCACGAGAAGGGCTCTGGAGCGCCTTGGCTATGATGTCATGGAAGCGCCGGACGGCTTGACCGCCTGGGGGGTTTTTCAGCAGGACCCCAACGGCGTGGATCTCATCCTTACAGATCTCACCATGCCCGGCCTGACCGGGGAAGTGCTGGCCCAACGCATTCGTAAGGAGCGTCAAGACATGCCGATTATCCTGATTTCCGGTTACAGCGAGTCGGACGGCGACGGCGGCGAGGATGCGGATCAGTCATCCTCGTGGGTGCGCATGATGAAGCCTTTGGAGCAAAATCAGCTGGCCCGGATTGTTCGCCAGAGCCTGGACCGCACCCGGAGCGTATAG
- a CDS encoding single-stranded DNA-binding protein yields the protein MAGLNKVMLIGNLGRDPEIRYTASGLAIANINLATTERFKGEDRTEWHRVVVFDKLAEICGQYLTKGKQVYFEGRLQTKEWTDKEGNKRWTTEIIANNMVMLGGRGEGQGPSNYQPRPAQRPAPQNNGYQNNGPADGGYQDDMPGPSYDQGGMDDDDIPF from the coding sequence ATGGCGGGATTGAATAAAGTAATGCTTATCGGCAACTTAGGCAGAGACCCTGAAATCCGTTACACCGCCAGCGGCCTGGCCATTGCAAATATCAACCTGGCGACCACCGAAAGGTTCAAAGGCGAAGACAGGACCGAGTGGCACCGGGTCGTGGTCTTTGATAAACTGGCGGAGATCTGCGGCCAATACCTCACAAAAGGCAAGCAGGTTTATTTTGAAGGGCGCCTCCAGACCAAGGAGTGGACCGACAAGGAGGGCAACAAAAGATGGACCACCGAGATTATCGCCAATAATATGGTCATGCTCGGAGGACGCGGGGAAGGACAAGGCCCTTCCAATTATCAGCCCAGGCCGGCCCAAAGGCCCGCCCCCCAAAACAACGGATATCAAAACAACGGCCCTGCGGACGGAGGCTACCAGGATGATATGCCCGGACCTTCCTACGACCAGGGCGGTATGGACGATGACGACATCCCCTTCTAA